GTATGTATTCCTGCGCACGGAAAGCCACTGAGCAGTGCGCTTAAGATTTCTGCATTTTACTCTATGTAAATGATacctcaaaattttttaatgaaaaaaaaagaaatacaagaactTCAGACCCACGTTTTATAACAGTTGACTGTCTGTATTTTGCCTAATaagattcagagagagaaagagttacAAATACCAATTTAAATAAGGTGGGGGGGGGTACCGCCCTCACTTTATGCCCTCAAGGAGCCTATTTCTGGAATGAGCATGGACAGGGAGACCCGAATGGACCCGCCGTCCCCAAGTGTGTCCCAGATCCCATGAGCACCCCCCTCACCCTCCCCACCATGGTCGAAACACCTCAGCACTGTATGATTCCAGTCTTCAAAGATTCAATTcctgctctggggtggggggtgagggggataTACATTAGCCAGCTGGTACCCAACTGAAGAAAGAGAACTCTGTTCTAAGGTCAAAGCCAAAACTGACAGCATAGGGCTATAGAGAAGTGATCATATGGTCTCCCACATGCTGCATTCCCAAGATCGTTTTCTGCAGTGGTAATATTGACCGTTTACAATTTTTGCCTTATATGCTGATTTTTGGAACCCAAGCAACCCTCGGGTGAGAAGTGACTCTACCATAAAGAAATGGGGGATTTGGGTTCTTACTCGGACTCCACACTAGACCTGGGCCTCATGGATTGTGACTCCACAGGCATTACAGGGCGGGGGCtctcatccctccctctcctgcctcccctccaggagTCCGAGCTCCGGGAAAAGAGGAGGAATACCATCCATCCCCTCTGGTTGAAGGTGTCCCTGTTGTGACATTCACGGGGCTATCGCTGACCCGTTTGCTTTCACACTAATGATATGTTCATTACTAtcgatgacttttatttctttggcagTGTTTATACTCTTGCAGCAGCCTGATAAGTAAAATCATCCAACACTTGGAAATAAGGCAAATAGATAACCAGCGTCCTTTCAAAGTCAAATTAAAACATTGCCTAACAAGTCCTCCTAAGGGTCATCTGACACTCTAGGGGAATGTCACTTCACTTGACTTATTATTTACTATTGatcagggtccaggctctgtaAAGATCGCTGTTGGCTGGTAGAAGACTGATAAGTTACAAATCATTTTTGGCCAGTGAAGAAATCATGCAAATGATTTCTTTCCAATAGAGAAGACAACCCCCCAACGTTACAATTTTATTGCCCTATAAACATTAACCAGTTTTGCATCTAACTTAGCAAGCTTATGAATATTCCAGAATTCTAGTTTTGGGGttattgttggttttgtttttactgaatctctcttttctctctctccatatataggtacatataaatattttcttctcacatCCTTCATTGAACTAGTTTTGTTGTCCTGCCATTTCCTTCATTAAtaagctgggggaaaaaatccattcACGTGTGCTCACTATGTATTTCTCTAAGGATGGTGTATTTAAAGTTTTGAAAACTATGCTGTGAGAAGCCTTTCGCAGTGTTTGGTTTTTCCTCATGCTAACTCTGCTACtttctttgtgaccttgggcaagtgttTCTGTCTCTGGTCTTTATGTGAtgtgtgatatttctttttttcgaattgctttttatttaaattttttttaagtttatttttgagagaaagagagaacagagcactagcgaggggggcagagagaaagaaggagagagagatacagaatctgaagcaggctccaggcttcgagctccgagatgtcagcacagagccccatttggggctcgaactcatgagccatgagatgacgacctgagctgaagtcggacgttcaactgactaagccacacaggtgcccctctttttaatttttttaatgtttatttatttttgagagagagagagagaacatgcgggggagggacagaaagaaaggggccagagggtctgaagcaggctctgctctgtgctgatagaagagagaccgatgtggggctcgaattcacgagccgtgagaccatgacctgagccgaagtcggacacttatctgagccacccaggcgccgtgaCGTGATAATTCTAACTCCTCTTGCAGGAAAGCAAGGCTGACACACTATAATCAAAGAAGATGGCCCTGGATCAGGTGTCACAGACCACCTGGCTCAATCTTCCTGCCTCCCACCACTCCCTCGCCTTGCTAGATGGAGGAAGGTGAGGCTCAGActggttaggtaacttgcccaaggtcacacaggtattGTTCATGATGATGACTTATTTTAATGTGGAGTTTGATAGCATCAGCTTCCCCAGAGGATCCTCAGCCACCCAATGAGGAGCCTGTAtcatccccgttttacagatagagaaactgaggtctagagaaATGATGTggtttgcctaaggtcacacggTGATTATATGTGGGCATGGCCCAAGAGATTCCATCTCTCCTAACTTCCTGAATCCCCGGGGGCAAGAGAGGGGCTGGCAGGAGTTGCTCTGGGCCCCCACACTCTTATCCAGAGAACCCCCATTTGTAGCTATCGAATACATACTGGGGGTGCCACTCAAGATTGCAAATGAAAAAGGAGTCCCAGAAGCTTGAAAATGCCGGCCCTAGCCCATCTCCATCTGCCCAGGTCAATAgccttccattttctcctcttcctcttcctcttcctcccctcttccctttggtaaaatactcaggaaagaaaacacacacacacacacacacaaacccaaaaaccaaacatGATCATGGGAAGAAGCAGAAAGGCATGGTCAGCCGAGGACTGAACACATCGGTCTCCAggctgggagagacagagtagcTCAATCCAAAGAAGAGTGTTCCCAGGTCCAAGCTGGTGAAGTGAGATGGGCTGACAGGTGGTGAGCACCCTGGCAGCATAAGTAAGTAAGGCTAGATGATCCGGCCAAAAGGTAATAGTAATTCTCTAGATGGTAGAATTCATGggctttgttgctgttttttttttaattttttaagtgtttatttacttttgagagagagaggtagagtgtgagtgggaaaggggcagagagagagggagacacagaattgaagcaggctccaggccctgagctgtcagcacagagcccaatgtggggcttgaactcacagactgtgagatcatgacctgagccgaagtcggaggctcaaccgactgagccacccagacgcccctgttgctgttttttaaatgtcGATAAAAgctaattattaaatattcaccATGTGCCAAGTTTTGTATGTACTTTATgtcattaaaatgttataataatCTGATGATGTAGAATCCATCGTTCCCAGTTTATGATTAAGAAAACTAAGGCcccgttggggtgcctgggcggctcagtcggttaagcccccgacttcagctcaggtcatgatctcacggtttgtgggtttgagccccacgtcgggctctgtgctgacagctcggagcctggagcctgcttgggattctgtgtctccctttctctctgcccctcccccgctcatgctcggtctctcaaaaataaataaatgttaaaaaaaaaaaaagtttaaaagaaaaaagaaaactgaggccctgggaggttaagtaacttcccaaGGGCAGATAGGAAGTGGCAGGTCTAGGAAGCTGATTACTGAGCTTCCCATCACTACCACACTGccctttgtatttttctgtattttccaagctTTTGACGATCAGTCCAAGTtcctgacttttttaaaaattccttcagccctgattttctctgcctctctggttCTCACATCCCCCCAGTACCCATCCATCTCCATCCTTGCAGACTCCTGCCTTGCAGTCCCTGCCCCCACGCCAGCTGCGGCTGGGGTAGGACATTCAGTGTCCCAGTCTTGCTGAGGTCTGCTCAAAACGTCCCTGGTAGGCTTCTGACCCCTGGGGCAATGCTGGGGGCAGGtccagggaaggagaaggggaagtcAGAAGGGATGTGAAACTTGGCCACAGCCGGACAGGCGCCACCCCTGCTGGGTGTCccacaggggtccctgggtggagGACAGGAACATCCATCCAGTTGAACTGACTGCCAGCTGAGGCAGGTAAGGCCCGCgcctgagggggtgggggcccgGGGAGCTGACCTAGGAGGCTGGACAATcgaggcgggagggagggagaacactGCCAGCCGGTTCTGTGCCAGGACAGGGTTGCAAGGGGCACTGATCCAAGATCCGGAATAAGTGAGTGGGGGGACCTTTATTCCTTGGGTTTGGGAGACGGTGGGAGGTGGAAATATGGACACATCAGCTCTAGCCAGAGTTCCTAGGTTTCGGCCCCCCCAGAACACAGGAAGCTGGGGAGAGGCTAGGGGTGTCGGAGCCAGGAGAGGGGTCCCCGTAGAGGGTACAGCGGGTGCTGAAAGGGGCCGAATGTGTAGGGGAGCGAGCACATGTGTTGTGTCAGGGGGTTGTAAATCCCCGTGCGTATGCACAGCTCTGCCATCTGGGTGAGAGAGTGTGAATTAAATAAGgcgtaggcgctcaataaatatttgttcaatgggATTGATCATCGGTAGGagtatatgaatgtgtgtgtctgggggagTGAGAGGTGGAGTCTATTTGGGTGTCGGTTTGTGCTTCCAGGAGCGTGCAGTGGATTTTGAGTTCGCTCGCCGTGGTGTGCAGGTGTGGGATGAGAggctgtgtttgtgtgtttgagtaCGTAACTGTGTTGGTGTgctcagctgtgtgtgtgtgtgtgtgtgtgtgtgtgtgtgtgtgtgtgtatctgggCAAATTTCTGGTTCTGTGTATATGTGCGGGGTCCCTGGAGCTGGGTGGAAGGCAGACTTCGGAGGCCCTCGAGGGAGTGTATGTGCCTCGGTGGTGGGGGGATGTGTACAGAACATTGTGGGCGTAGGGTTCAAGTGTATGAGTtgggtgtgtgtgagggtgtgatGCCCACTCTGGCCCATGTCTCCACAGTGGCATCATGGAGGCCCCATGGGGCTGGCTGGTGGTCTGCGTGCTGGCCACATCCCTGACCTTTACAGTGACCCAGGATGTGTGCCGAGCACCAGATGGGAAGGCTGGGGCCCCAGGAGCGCCTGGCCGACCCGGACGGCCAGGCCTCAAGGGGGAGCAAGGGGAGCCAGGTGAGTACCTCCCTctggaccccagcccctcctcccttggCCTGGCCTGGCCACCAGGGTGGAGACTTGGGGGTGGCACCAAGAAGCGGGAATCCACCTGGGCCCCCACGTGATGCCTGCGCACTCTGTACTTGGTCCCAGAGGCTGAGGGGGCCTAGTCTTCTCTCTGGACACGTCCCCAGGCTGCCAGGCCCCTCCATATCCCCCTTACTGCCTGcgtcctcttttttcttttttctttttttaatgtttatttatttttgaaggagagagagacagagtgagtgggggaggagcagagagagagagacagggagacacagaatccaaagcaggctccaggctctgagctgtcagcacagagccagaagtgggacttgaactcataaaccgtgagatcatgacccaagccgaagtcagacgcttaactgagccacccaggcgcctgagtCCTCTTTATTTGGCCTCACCTTCCTTCCCTGGAGGATGGACCACTACAAGCGATGAATGAGAAAGGTCGTGGAAAAGTGCACACTCCTGGGCTGTTGTTAAGTTACCAGAATGAATAAAGTGCTAGCCTTTAGACTCAGGAGACTTTTCTTGCTATGTAACCTCGGGCAAGTTActgaccctctctgagcctcagtttcctcatctgtaaaccgAAGAAATAACCCCACCTGGCACACAGAGAGGATCGACGAATGGCAACTATCCTTTCGGCTTCCTTCCAGCCCCCCACACCCAACTCTGTCATCAGAAACTCACAGTCTAGAAAACAGGTTGGGggtgaaggagaagggagaggaggacgTGCCCAGAGTGGGAGAAGGAAGTCTCAGGGAATTCTCTTGAGCCTCCCAGTCGGCACCAGGCCAGAAAGATCTGCAGAGACACTTGCAAGCATTTGCATCCAGGCGTCCTAACCCTAAAGGGATCGGGGTCAGTGGCCTGGCGGGGTGTGGAGTTCACGGCCGGCCAGAAGCACAGTGGATGAGCCAGTGTCCTGCTTTTGCCAGGACCTGACAGCTTCCCAAGTGCCTGTTTGCACTTCTTTCCACTTGATAGATAAAGAAGCTGCAGCTCAGAGGTTGGaacatttgcccaaggtcacccagccagccAGAGTCAAGGTCTTAAAGGCCCAGGCACTCCCCCATCCTCCACTGCACAGCAGCCGGGCCATCTCCCAGCTCCCATCTCCCATCTCCCTGAGGACTAGGGAACACTGGACTCTCACTGCAGATCTGGCCTTTCTcccccacaggggcacctggcgtCCGGACGGGCATCCAGGGCCGTAAAGGAGACCAGGGGGACCCTGGGCACCCTGGAAACCCTGGCAACATGGGCTTCCCTGGGCCCAGTGGCTCCCTGGGTCTCCCTGGCATCCCGGGAGTGAAAGGCATCAAGGGCAACCCAGGCAACATCAAGGACCAGCCACGGCCAGCCTTCTCGGCCATCAGGCGGAACCCACCAATGAGTGGCAACGTCGTCATCTTCGACACGGTCGTCACCAACCAGGAAGGCCCGTACCACAATAACACGGGCCAGTTCATCTGTGCTGTGTCCGGCTACTACTACTTCACTTTCCAGGTGGTGTCCAAGTGGGACATCTGCCTGTCCATCGTGTCCTCTGGGAGGGACCAGGCCCAGCGCTCCTTGGGCTTCTGTGACGCCAACGGCAAGGGAATCTTCCAGATGGTGTCCGGGAGCACGGTTCTCAAGTTACAGCGCGGCGATCGGGTCTGGATCGAAAGAGACCCCGCCCAGGGCCGGATTTACCAGGGCCCTGAGGTAGACAGCGTCTTCAGTGGCTTCCTCATCTTCCCATCCATCTGAACCAGGGAAGGAGCCTCCCAACCCTGGCCTCACATGCTTCCTTTTCTGTGTGACTCTGGCCCACTCACTCCACCTCTCTGGTTGCTATGGTCTGCTCTGCCTGGGGGTGCTGTTGCTTGAGCTGTCTGAAGGGAGAGGGCTGGCTCCCGGGGCCCCTAGAACTTGCCGCTGGCTGCACGCTGTAAGGAGACTGATCTCTTCGAACCCTTCCTACAATAAATACCTGAGGCCGTGTCTGTTGAGCGTCTGTTGAGTTGCTACACTGGGCACTGGGAGGGAGCATAAGGACAACAGTTACGGAGTGCTTACGgagtgttttgtattttacagCAGGTATTTAGCAGGTCCTGGGAGTCCTAGGACCTAGGGCCACCACTTACTGGTTGTCCAACCACGTGCATATTATATAACTTCAGtgaactcagtttccttatctgtaacatgGGAATAACAACGGCACCTACTTCAaagggttgttgagaggattgAGTGACTTAATATATGAAAATTGCAGAGCCGTTCCTGAGTCAGAGTAAGGGCTGAGTAAGTCCTAGGTATTATTATGCTTTGTTTAATCTGTACAGCTGAGGGGTGAGGTGGGTATCACgaccctattttacagataacgAAGCAGGTTGGAGTCTGGGGCTGGATATAAGGCCCAAGGTCAGCGTTTAAGTAGAGGAGCTGGGGTCTGAACCCAAGTCTTACTAGCCAAGTGAGGCTAGTAAGGCTTACTTACCCAAGCCTGCGTGTTTAACCGCGACCCTTGCCAGCCTCCACAG
This Lynx canadensis isolate LIC74 chromosome C1, mLynCan4.pri.v2, whole genome shotgun sequence DNA region includes the following protein-coding sequences:
- the C1QA gene encoding complement C1q subcomponent subunit A encodes the protein MEAPWGWLVVCVLATSLTFTVTQDVCRAPDGKAGAPGAPGRPGRPGLKGEQGEPGAPGVRTGIQGRKGDQGDPGHPGNPGNMGFPGPSGSLGLPGIPGVKGIKGNPGNIKDQPRPAFSAIRRNPPMSGNVVIFDTVVTNQEGPYHNNTGQFICAVSGYYYFTFQVVSKWDICLSIVSSGRDQAQRSLGFCDANGKGIFQMVSGSTVLKLQRGDRVWIERDPAQGRIYQGPEVDSVFSGFLIFPSI